Proteins encoded by one window of Blautia luti:
- a CDS encoding RNA degradosome polyphosphate kinase, translating to MELGKFEKSENFVNRELSWLKFDERVLSEARDKNLPLFDRLKFLSITASNLDEFFMVRVASLKDQVHAGYHKTDIAGMTAKEQLKEISARTHELVHVQYNTLNRSLLPALDKVGLHLVAEHENLSDAQKTFVDRYFEDNVYPVLTPMAMDSSRPFPLIRNKTLNIGALISKKDKKGKEELMFATVQVPSVLPRVVQIPSKKAEDTTVILLEEIIERNIDKLFLSYDVVCAHPYRIMRNADLTIDEDEAEDLLVEIQKQLKKRQWGEVIRLEVEDKMDKRLLDILKMEFDIKDADIFAINGPLDLTMLMKVYGAEGFDQYKTPRYQPAPVPEFQNDKDIFQVIREGDVFLHHPYMSFDPVVNFVRQAAKDPEVLAIKQTLYRVSGNSPIIAALAQAAENGKQVSVLVELKARFDEENNIVWAKKLEKAGCHVIYGLVGLKTHSKITLVVRKEETGIRRYVHLATGNYNDSTAKLYTDCGIFTCDERFGEDATAVFNMLSGYSEPKCWNKLIVAPIWMKNRFLDMIEREAENAKKGLPAGIRAKMNSLCDPKIMAALYYASSCGVQVELLVRGICCLKAGVAGLSENIHVRSIVGEFLEHSRIFYFENGGNPEIYMGSADWMPRNLDRRVEIVFPVEDEEIKKELIHILDLEFRDNVKAHILQPDGTYEKPDRRGKAQINSQMEFCMEATEKAVFHKHKTQAEKSRVFVPAEPAEDIEE from the coding sequence ATGGAACTGGGAAAATTTGAGAAAAGCGAAAATTTTGTAAACCGTGAACTGAGCTGGCTGAAATTTGATGAGCGTGTACTCAGCGAGGCCAGGGACAAAAATCTGCCTCTTTTTGACAGACTGAAATTCTTAAGCATTACAGCTTCCAACCTGGATGAATTCTTTATGGTGCGTGTGGCTTCCCTGAAAGATCAGGTACACGCAGGATATCATAAGACAGATATCGCGGGAATGACTGCCAAAGAGCAGCTGAAAGAGATCAGTGCCAGAACTCATGAGCTGGTTCATGTTCAGTATAATACCCTGAACCGTTCCCTGCTCCCTGCGCTTGATAAAGTGGGACTTCATCTGGTGGCAGAGCATGAGAATCTGAGTGATGCCCAGAAGACTTTTGTAGACAGATATTTCGAAGATAATGTGTATCCTGTGCTTACACCTATGGCCATGGATTCTTCCAGACCGTTTCCGCTGATCAGAAACAAGACATTGAATATCGGTGCCCTGATCTCCAAGAAAGATAAAAAGGGCAAAGAAGAGCTGATGTTTGCCACTGTACAGGTTCCGTCTGTTCTTCCGAGGGTAGTGCAGATCCCTTCAAAAAAAGCAGAAGACACCACGGTGATCCTTCTGGAGGAGATCATAGAGAGAAATATTGATAAACTGTTTCTCAGTTATGATGTGGTATGTGCCCATCCTTACAGGATCATGCGTAATGCGGATCTGACTATTGACGAGGATGAGGCAGAGGACCTGCTGGTGGAGATCCAGAAGCAGCTGAAGAAACGCCAGTGGGGCGAGGTGATCCGTCTGGAAGTGGAAGATAAGATGGATAAACGTCTGCTGGATATTCTGAAGATGGAATTTGATATCAAAGACGCAGATATTTTTGCCATCAATGGACCTCTGGATCTGACCATGCTGATGAAGGTTTACGGAGCAGAAGGTTTTGATCAGTATAAAACACCACGTTATCAGCCGGCTCCTGTACCTGAATTTCAGAATGATAAAGATATTTTCCAGGTGATCCGTGAGGGAGATGTATTCCTACATCATCCATATATGAGTTTTGACCCTGTGGTAAATTTCGTGCGTCAGGCAGCGAAGGATCCGGAAGTTCTGGCCATCAAGCAGACCCTTTACCGTGTCAGCGGAAATTCTCCCATCATTGCGGCACTGGCACAGGCAGCAGAGAACGGCAAACAGGTTTCCGTACTGGTTGAGCTGAAGGCCCGTTTCGATGAAGAGAATAATATTGTGTGGGCGAAGAAACTGGAAAAAGCAGGCTGTCATGTTATTTACGGTCTGGTAGGTTTAAAGACACACAGTAAGATTACGCTGGTAGTAAGAAAAGAAGAAACAGGAATCCGCCGTTATGTACATCTGGCAACCGGTAACTATAATGATTCCACAGCCAAGCTTTATACAGACTGCGGTATTTTTACCTGCGATGAACGGTTCGGGGAAGATGCGACAGCAGTATTCAATATGCTGTCCGGTTATTCAGAACCGAAATGCTGGAATAAACTGATCGTGGCACCCATCTGGATGAAAAACAGATTTCTGGATATGATCGAAAGAGAAGCAGAGAATGCAAAGAAAGGACTTCCGGCAGGGATCAGGGCGAAGATGAATTCCCTCTGTGATCCGAAAATTATGGCAGCTCTTTATTATGCTTCTTCCTGCGGGGTGCAGGTGGAGCTGCTGGTGCGAGGCATCTGCTGTCTGAAAGCAGGGGTAGCCGGGCTCAGTGAAAATATCCATGTTCGTTCCATAGTAGGAGAATTTCTGGAGCACAGTCGTATTTTCTATTTCGAGAATGGTGGAAATCCGGAAATCTATATGGGAAGTGCTGACTGGATGCCGCGTAACCTGGATCGTCGTGTGGAGATCGTTTTCCCTGTAGAGGATGAAGAAATTAAGAAAGAACTTATCCATATCCTTGATCTGGAATTCAGGGACAATGTCAAGGCACATATCCTGCAGCCGGACGGAACCTATGAGAAACCGGACAGAAGAGGAAAAGCACAGATCAATTCCCAGATGGAATTCTGCATGGAGGCCACAGAGAAGGCTGTCTTTCATAAACATAAAACCCAGGCAGAGAAATCCAGAGTGTTTGTCCCGGCAGAACCGGCAGAGGATATTGAGGAATGA
- a CDS encoding DNA gyrase/topoisomerase IV subunit B: MAKKNTYDAGSISVLEGLEAVRKRPGMYIGSVSRKGLNHLIYEIVDNAVDEHLAGYCSLIHVVLEKDGSCTVTDNGRGIPVDMHEKGVSAERLVFTTLHAGGKFDNSAYKTSGGLHGVGSSVVNALSTYLDIKISRDGYVHHDHYERGIPTIELEEGLLPKLSKTRQTGTSINFLPDPEIFEKTRFSATEVKSRLHETAYLNPELTIHFEDKRGQEIEDITYHEPDGIIGFIKDLNHSAEVLHEPVYLKGEADGIQVEVAFQFTNEFRENVLGFCNNIYNAEGGTHLTGFKTTFTTVMNTYAREIGVLKDKDPNFTGADIRNGMTAVVSIKHPEPRFEGQTKTKLDNQDASRATGKVVGEQMVLYFDRNLETLKTILSCAEKAAKIRKTEERAKINLLTKQKYSFDSNGKLANCEKKDPSQCEIFIVEGDSAGGSAKTARNRNYQAILPIRGKILNVEKATIDKVLANAEIKTMINAFGCGFSEGYGNDFDITKLRYDKIVIMADADVDGAHISTLLLTLFYRFMPDLITEGHVYIAMPPLYKVMPKKGQEEYLYDDKALEKYRRSHKTGSFTLQRYKGLGEMDAEQLWETTLNPETRMMKRVEIEDARLASNVTEVLMGSDVPPRKKFIYEHAQDAELDI; encoded by the coding sequence ATGGCAAAGAAAAACACCTATGATGCAGGGAGTATCTCTGTCCTGGAAGGCCTGGAGGCAGTTCGTAAGCGTCCCGGAATGTACATCGGAAGTGTTTCACGAAAGGGGCTTAATCATCTGATCTATGAGATCGTAGACAATGCTGTAGATGAACATCTGGCAGGCTACTGCAGTCTGATCCATGTGGTTTTGGAGAAAGACGGTTCCTGTACAGTCACAGATAACGGACGTGGAATTCCGGTAGATATGCATGAGAAAGGAGTATCAGCAGAGCGTCTGGTATTTACCACTCTTCATGCAGGCGGCAAATTCGATAATTCCGCTTATAAGACAAGTGGAGGACTTCATGGAGTAGGTTCTTCTGTTGTAAATGCCCTGTCTACATATCTTGACATTAAGATCAGCCGTGACGGATATGTTCACCATGATCATTATGAACGGGGAATTCCTACCATTGAACTGGAAGAGGGACTTCTGCCGAAATTAAGTAAGACCAGACAGACAGGAACCAGTATTAACTTTCTGCCTGATCCGGAGATCTTTGAGAAGACCAGATTTTCAGCAACAGAGGTAAAGAGCAGGCTTCATGAGACTGCATACCTGAATCCGGAACTGACCATTCACTTCGAGGATAAAAGAGGACAGGAGATTGAAGATATTACCTATCATGAACCGGATGGCATCATCGGATTTATCAAGGATCTGAACCACAGTGCGGAAGTTCTCCATGAGCCGGTTTATCTGAAGGGGGAAGCGGACGGCATTCAGGTGGAAGTGGCATTTCAGTTTACCAATGAGTTCCGTGAGAATGTGCTGGGCTTCTGTAATAACATTTATAATGCAGAGGGCGGTACTCATCTGACCGGATTTAAGACTACATTTACCACAGTGATGAATACTTATGCCAGAGAGATCGGTGTTCTGAAGGATAAAGATCCGAATTTCACAGGTGCAGATATCCGTAACGGAATGACAGCGGTCGTTTCCATTAAGCATCCGGAACCACGATTCGAGGGTCAGACCAAAACGAAGCTGGACAACCAGGATGCATCCCGTGCAACCGGTAAGGTTGTGGGAGAGCAGATGGTACTCTATTTCGACCGAAATCTGGAAACTCTTAAGACAATCCTCTCCTGTGCAGAGAAAGCTGCCAAGATTCGCAAGACAGAAGAGAGAGCCAAGATCAATCTTCTGACCAAACAAAAATATTCCTTTGATTCCAATGGAAAGCTGGCGAACTGCGAGAAGAAAGATCCTTCCCAGTGTGAGATCTTCATCGTAGAGGGAGATTCTGCCGGTGGTTCTGCCAAGACTGCCCGTAACCGTAATTATCAGGCAATCCTGCCGATCAGAGGTAAGATCCTGAACGTAGAGAAAGCAACCATTGATAAAGTACTTGCCAATGCGGAAATCAAGACCATGATCAATGCATTCGGCTGCGGATTCTCTGAAGGGTATGGAAATGACTTTGACATCACGAAACTTCGCTATGATAAGATCGTGATCATGGCAGATGCCGATGTGGATGGAGCACATATTTCCACACTGCTTCTTACATTATTCTACCGTTTCATGCCGGATCTGATCACAGAAGGACATGTGTACATCGCCATGCCGCCGCTGTATAAGGTTATGCCGAAGAAAGGGCAGGAAGAATATCTGTACGATGATAAGGCCCTGGAGAAATACAGACGCTCCCATAAAACAGGAAGTTTTACCCTTCAGAGATATAAAGGTCTGGGTGAAATGGATGCAGAACAGCTCTGGGAGACCACTCTGAATCCGGAAACCAGAATGATGAAGCGTGTGGAGATCGAGGATGCGAGACTTGCATCCAACGTGACAGAAGTTCTGATGGGAAGCGATGTCCCGCCGAGAAAGAAATTTATCTATGAGCATGCACAGGATGCAGAACTGGACATCTGA
- a CDS encoding DNA gyrase/topoisomerase IV subunit A: protein METKQENVIPTDYAEVMQKSYIDYAMSVIISRALPDVRDGLKPVQRRTLYDMYELGIRYDRPYRKCARIVGDTMGKYHPHGDSSIYEALVVMAQDFKKGRTLVDGHGNFGSIEGDGAAAMRYTEARLEKLTQDVFLEDLDKNVVDFMPNFDETEKEPVVLPVRIPNLLVNGADGIAVGMATSIPPHNLGEVVDAVKAYMKNNDISVKGLMRYLKGPDFPTGGLVVNKDDLLKIYETGTGKLRVRGKVETVKLKGGRQQLVITEIPYTMIGANIGKFLNDIASLVENKKTTDIVDISNQSSKEGIRIVLDLKRDADVENLTNMLYKKTKLEDTFGVNMLAVADGRPETLSLKQVIEHHVDFVFDITTRKYTTLLNKEQEKKEIQEGLIKACDVIDLIIEILRGSKSREQVKKCLVDGATEGIRFKSKSSEKAAQKLRFSEKQAAAILDMRLYKLIGLEIEALQADYAETMKNIARYEDILNNYDSMAEVIMKDLDQIKKEYGTRRRTVIENAEEVVYEEKKMEEMEVTFLMDRFGYMRIIDKSAYERNKEAANAENKYVFNCMNTDKICIFTDNGKMHSIKVADIPLVRFRDKGTPADNLSNYDSARERMLYVAPLAAVKESTLLFVTASSMCKLVAGEEFDVAKRTIASTKLTEGDELIFVGASDEMEQIVLQSEGGYFLRFQKQDVSTVKKTSIGVRGMKLAEGDRLAHAYLLESRQEYTITHHDKPYTLNKIKLAKRDSKGTKPRI from the coding sequence ATGGAAACAAAACAGGAGAATGTAATCCCTACCGACTATGCGGAGGTCATGCAGAAATCCTATATCGATTATGCCATGAGCGTTATTATCTCCAGAGCCCTGCCGGATGTGCGTGACGGATTGAAGCCTGTACAGCGGAGAACCCTGTATGATATGTATGAACTGGGTATCCGCTATGACAGACCATACAGGAAATGTGCCCGTATCGTAGGGGATACCATGGGTAAATATCACCCTCACGGTGACAGTTCGATCTATGAAGCACTTGTAGTAATGGCGCAGGATTTCAAGAAAGGCAGAACACTGGTGGACGGACATGGAAACTTCGGTTCCATCGAGGGTGACGGTGCAGCTGCTATGCGATATACAGAGGCCAGACTGGAGAAACTGACACAGGATGTCTTTCTCGAAGACCTGGATAAGAATGTCGTAGACTTTATGCCGAACTTCGACGAGACAGAGAAGGAACCTGTGGTACTTCCTGTCAGAATCCCCAATCTGCTGGTAAATGGAGCAGATGGTATCGCAGTCGGTATGGCAACCAGCATTCCGCCTCACAATCTGGGTGAAGTGGTAGATGCGGTAAAAGCATATATGAAGAATAACGACATCAGTGTTAAAGGTCTGATGCGCTATCTGAAAGGACCGGACTTCCCCACAGGCGGCCTGGTAGTAAATAAAGATGATCTGCTCAAGATTTATGAGACAGGAACCGGTAAACTCCGTGTCAGAGGTAAAGTGGAGACCGTGAAGCTCAAAGGCGGCAGACAGCAGCTTGTGATTACGGAAATCCCATATACCATGATCGGTGCCAATATTGGAAAATTCCTGAATGATATTGCATCTCTTGTGGAAAACAAGAAGACAACAGATATCGTAGATATTTCCAACCAGTCTTCCAAAGAGGGAATCCGGATTGTTCTGGATCTGAAACGTGATGCAGATGTAGAGAACCTTACAAACATGCTCTATAAGAAGACCAAACTGGAAGATACCTTCGGTGTAAATATGCTGGCAGTTGCAGACGGCAGACCGGAAACTCTCAGTCTGAAACAGGTGATCGAACATCATGTAGATTTCGTATTTGATATTACCACCAGAAAATATACCACACTTCTGAACAAAGAGCAGGAGAAGAAAGAAATCCAGGAAGGTCTTATCAAGGCATGCGATGTGATCGACCTGATCATTGAGATCCTGCGCGGAAGCAAGAGCAGAGAACAGGTAAAAAAATGCCTGGTTGACGGTGCAACAGAAGGAATCAGGTTCAAGAGCAAATCCAGCGAGAAAGCTGCACAGAAACTGCGTTTCTCAGAGAAACAAGCAGCAGCAATCCTGGATATGCGTCTGTATAAGCTGATCGGTCTGGAGATCGAAGCGCTGCAGGCAGATTATGCAGAGACGATGAAGAACATTGCGCGATATGAAGATATCCTGAATAATTATGACTCCATGGCAGAAGTGATCATGAAAGATCTGGACCAGATCAAGAAAGAATATGGAACCAGACGCCGTACAGTGATCGAGAATGCAGAGGAAGTTGTATACGAAGAGAAGAAGATGGAAGAGATGGAAGTTACCTTCCTGATGGACCGCTTCGGATATATGAGGATCATTGACAAGTCTGCATACGAGAGAAACAAAGAAGCTGCCAATGCAGAGAATAAGTATGTATTTAACTGTATGAATACAGATAAGATCTGTATTTTTACAGATAACGGCAAGATGCACAGCATCAAAGTGGCAGATATCCCGCTGGTACGTTTCAGGGACAAGGGAACTCCGGCAGATAATCTGAGCAATTATGACAGCGCCCGGGAGCGGATGTTGTATGTGGCTCCTCTTGCTGCTGTGAAAGAATCTACGTTATTATTTGTAACAGCATCGTCTATGTGCAAACTGGTAGCAGGAGAGGAATTCGATGTGGCGAAGAGGACCATCGCATCCACCAAGCTGACAGAGGGGGATGAACTGATCTTCGTAGGCGCATCTGATGAAATGGAGCAGATCGTCCTTCAGAGTGAAGGAGGATATTTCCTCAGATTCCAGAAACAGGATGTTTCCACTGTGAAAAAGACTTCCATCGGTGTAAGGGGAATGAAACTTGCAGAAGGGGACAGACTTGCCCATGCATATCTTCTGGAATCCAGACAGGAGTACACCATCACACATCATGACAAGCCATATACTCTGAACAAGATAAAACTGGCCAAACGAGACAGTAAGGGAACGAAACCACGCATATAA
- the rimP gene encoding ribosome maturation factor RimP — MSRREEYEKRAEELLAPIVEQNGFELVDVEYVKEAGTWYLRGYIDKEGGITVNDCETVSRAFSDRLDENDFIEDSYIMEISSPGLDRPLKKEKDFKRNMGKPVEVRTYRPIEKQKEFCGVLTAYDSNSVTIDEDGNERVFDKKDIALIRPAIEF, encoded by the coding sequence ATGAGCAGACGGGAAGAATATGAAAAGCGCGCAGAAGAACTTCTGGCACCGATCGTAGAGCAGAACGGATTTGAACTGGTAGATGTAGAATATGTCAAAGAGGCAGGAACCTGGTATCTGAGAGGATACATTGATAAAGAGGGCGGGATCACAGTGAATGACTGTGAGACAGTCAGCAGAGCTTTCAGCGACAGACTGGATGAGAATGATTTTATTGAAGACAGTTATATTATGGAGATCAGTTCGCCGGGACTGGACAGACCGCTGAAGAAAGAGAAAGATTTCAAAAGAAACATGGGGAAACCGGTGGAGGTCCGCACCTATCGGCCGATCGAGAAGCAAAAAGAGTTCTGTGGTGTTTTAACCGCATATGATAGTAACAGTGTGACAATCGATGAGGACGGAAACGAGCGCGTTTTTGATAAAAAGGACATTGCCCTGATACGTCCGGCAATAGAGTTTTAG
- the nusA gene encoding transcription termination factor NusA, translating into MNKELMEALDILEKEKNISKDTLLEAIEQSLIQACKNHFGKADNVHVTINPETCDFAVYADRTVVEYVEDPAMEISLTDAQKITSRAEIGGMVQVPVQSKEFGRIATQNAKNVILQKIREEERKVLFDEYYGKEKEVVTGIVQRIMGKNVSINLGKADAVLSENEQAKGETFQPTERIKVYILEVKDTPKGPRILVSRTHPGLVKRLFESEVAEVKDGTVEIKSIAREAGSRTKIAVWSNDPDVDPVGACVGMNGARVNAVVDELRGEKIDIINWDENPAILIENALSPAKVIAVMADPDEKTALVVVPDYQLSLAIGKEGQNARLAARLTGFKIDIKSETQARESGDFYDYDEEETEEETAEDAAEETVTEEDAAAEEIPAEEDPTEVQEAEENEDED; encoded by the coding sequence ATGAACAAAGAGTTAATGGAGGCGCTGGATATTCTGGAAAAAGAAAAAAATATCAGCAAAGACACCCTGCTTGAGGCAATTGAACAGTCTTTGATCCAGGCTTGCAAGAACCATTTCGGCAAAGCTGACAATGTACATGTGACCATTAATCCGGAAACATGTGATTTCGCAGTATATGCTGACAGAACCGTTGTAGAATATGTAGAAGATCCTGCAATGGAGATTTCACTGACAGATGCACAGAAGATCACTTCCAGAGCTGAGATCGGTGGAATGGTTCAGGTTCCGGTCCAGTCAAAGGAATTCGGACGTATCGCAACACAGAATGCCAAGAACGTGATCCTGCAGAAGATCCGTGAAGAAGAGCGCAAGGTACTCTTCGATGAATATTACGGCAAAGAGAAAGAAGTAGTGACCGGTATTGTACAGCGTATCATGGGCAAGAATGTAAGCATTAACCTGGGCAAGGCAGATGCTGTCCTCAGCGAAAATGAGCAGGCGAAAGGGGAAACCTTCCAGCCTACTGAGAGGATCAAAGTGTATATCCTGGAAGTTAAGGATACACCGAAAGGTCCGCGTATCCTGGTATCCAGAACCCATCCTGGTCTTGTAAAACGTCTCTTTGAGTCTGAAGTAGCAGAAGTCAAAGACGGAACTGTTGAGATCAAGAGCATTGCCCGTGAGGCTGGTTCCCGTACAAAGATCGCTGTATGGAGCAATGATCCGGACGTAGATCCGGTAGGTGCCTGTGTAGGTATGAACGGAGCGCGTGTCAACGCGGTAGTGGATGAACTCCGCGGAGAGAAGATCGATATCATCAACTGGGATGAGAACCCGGCAATCCTCATTGAGAACGCATTAAGCCCGGCGAAAGTTATCGCAGTTATGGCAGATCCGGATGAGAAGACTGCACTGGTTGTAGTTCCGGATTATCAGCTTTCCCTTGCCATCGGTAAGGAAGGACAGAATGCACGTCTGGCAGCCAGACTGACAGGATTCAAGATCGACATCAAGAGTGAGACCCAGGCAAGAGAGTCCGGTGACTTCTATGACTATGATGAGGAAGAAACTGAAGAAGAAACAGCAGAGGATGCAGCAGAAGAAACTGTAACTGAAGAAGATGCAGCAGCAGAGGAGATTCCGGCTGAGGAAGATCCGACAGAAGTTCAGGAAGCAGAAGAGAATGAAGACGAAGACTAA
- the rnpM gene encoding RNase P modulator RnpM, with the protein MKTKTKIPMRQCTGCREMKSKKEMIRVLKTTEDEIVLDTTGKKNGRGAYLCFSRDCLEKAIRNHGLERSLKTAVPDEVYERLKKELEDIEK; encoded by the coding sequence ATGAAGACGAAGACTAAGATTCCCATGCGCCAGTGTACAGGTTGCAGGGAAATGAAAAGCAAGAAAGAAATGATCAGAGTTTTAAAGACCACAGAAGATGAGATCGTACTTGATACTACCGGTAAGAAGAATGGCAGAGGCGCGTATCTCTGCTTTTCCAGAGACTGCTTGGAAAAAGCGATCAGGAATCATGGTCTTGAGCGCTCACTGAAAACTGCGGTTCCCGATGAAGTATATGAACGACTGAAAAAGGAGCTGGAAGATATTGAAAAATAA
- a CDS encoding L7Ae/L30e/S12e/Gadd45 family ribosomal protein, translated as MKNNKVLSLIGLATKAGKTVSGEFSTEKSVKTGKGLLVIVAEDASENTKKKFRNMCSFYEVPIYFLSDKESLGRAMGKEYRACLAVQDENFAKAIMKEV; from the coding sequence TTGAAAAATAACAAAGTACTGTCGCTGATAGGGCTGGCTACCAAGGCTGGCAAGACCGTAAGCGGGGAATTTTCCACAGAGAAATCTGTTAAGACCGGAAAAGGACTGCTTGTGATCGTAGCTGAGGATGCCTCCGAGAATACAAAGAAGAAATTTCGGAACATGTGCAGCTTTTATGAAGTTCCGATCTACTTCCTCTCAGATAAAGAGAGTTTAGGCAGAGCAATGGGAAAGGAGTACCGTGCCTGTCTGGCTGTCCAGGATGAGAACTTTGCGAAAGCAATCATGAAGGAGGTATAG